In one Penaeus monodon isolate SGIC_2016 chromosome 20, NSTDA_Pmon_1, whole genome shotgun sequence genomic region, the following are encoded:
- the LOC119585662 gene encoding LOW QUALITY PROTEIN: fumarate hydratase, mitochondrial-like (The sequence of the model RefSeq protein was modified relative to this genomic sequence to represent the inferred CDS: inserted 2 bases in 1 codon), translating into MAALRVTCSSSRLVTPLRGVLPSPCAGLATSSAMRTKIGNLKIKKSGKDGVRKNXHTFGELEVPNSKYYGAQTVRSVMNFPIGGETERMPLPVIKAFGVLKKAAAEVNQEYGLDPKIADAISKAADEVISGELYGEHFPLVIWQTGSGTQSNMNTNEVIANRAIELLGGELGSKSPVHPNDHVNKSQSSNDTYPTAMHIATAVEIHNTLLPGLEALHKALDAKAKEYADIVKIGRTHTQDATPLTLGQEFSGYAQQIEFGIQRVKACLPRVYMLAAGGTAVGTGLNTRVGFAEKVAAKVSQLTGLPFETAPNKFEALAAHDAMVEVSGALNVIACSIMKIANDIRFLGSGPRCGLGELSLPENEPGSSIMPGKVNPTQCEAITMVAAQVMGNHVAVTVGGSNGHFELNVFKPMMVANVLRSIRLLGDSCHAFVNNCVVGITANQERIDKLLHESLMLVTALNPHIGYDKAAKIAKTAHKEGSTLKATALKLGYLTEEEFDKWVRPEDMLGPK; encoded by the exons AGGACAAAGATAGGAAATTTGAAGATAAAGAAG AGTGGCAAAGATGGCGTCAGAAAGAA GCATACATTTGGGGAGCTGGAGGTGCCCAACAGCAAGTACTATGGGGCTCAAACTGTACGATCCGTCATGAACTTCCCCATTGGTGGAGAAACGGAACGAATGCCG TTGCCAGTGATTAAGGCCTTTGGGGTACTGAAGAAGGCTGCAGCAGAGGTCAACCAGGAGTATGGTCTTGATCCCAAGATAGCCGATGCCATTTCCAAAGCAGCTGACGAAGTGATCAGCGGAGAACTCTATGGGGAACATTTCCCTCTTGTCATCTGGCAGACT ggATCTGGAACGCAGTCCAACATGAACACCAATGAAGTAATTGCCAACCGTGCAATTGAATTGTTGGGAGGAGAACTAGGGTCAAAATCACCTGTTCACCCCAATGACCATGTGAATAAGAGTCAG agtTCAAATGATACATACCCAACTGCCATGCACATTGCAACTGCAGTTGAGATTCACAACACGCTGTTGCCTGGCCTTGAAGCCTTGCATAAGGCCTTGGATGCGAAAGCCAAGGAGTATGCAGACATTGTAAAGATTGGCCGCACTCACACGCAG GATGCCACACCCCTAACTCTTGGCCAAGAGTTCAGTGGCTATGCACAGCAAATTGAGTTTGGCATTCAGCGTGTGAAGGCCTGTCTCCCACGCGTCTACATGCTGGCTGCTGGAGGAACTGCTGTGGGCACAGGTCTCAACACCAGGGTTGGGTTTGCAGAGAAGGTGGCTGCAAAG GTCTCACAGCTTACCGGCCTGCCCTTCGAGACTGCTCCGAACAAGTTTGAGGCCCTGGCTGCCCATGACGCCATGGTTGAGGTCTCGGGCGCTCTTAACGTTATTGCTTGCTCCATCATGAAGATTGCCAACGACATCCGCTTCCTTGGCTCTGGCCCGCGCTGTGGTCTGGGAGAGCTCTCCCTGCCAGAGAATGAGCCAGGGTCTTCCATTATGCCAG GCAAGGTCAACCCAACCCAGTGCGAGGCCATCACCATGGTTGCAGCTCAGGTTATGGGCAACCACGTGGCAGTGACAGTGGGTGGCTCCAATGGACACTTCGAGCTTAATGTTTTCAAGCCCATGATGGTTGCCAATGTGCTGAG GTCCATTCGGCTGCTTGGGGACAGCTGTCATGCTTTCGTCAATAACTGTGTTGTTGGCATTACAGCAAACCAGGAACGTATTGACAAGCTCCTCCATGAGTCACTTATGTTGGTGACTGCCCTCAACCCTCACATTGGTTACGACaag GCTGCAAAGATTGCCAAGACTGCACATAAGGAAGGCTCAACGCTCAAGGCCACAGCACTTAAGCTTGGCTACTTGACGGAGGAAGAATTTGACAAGTGGGTTAGACCTGAAGATATGCTGGGACCTAAGTAA